The segment CCTAAATAATTGAATCAGATCACCCATGCGGACGTTCACGTCACGCACCAGTGTAGGAGGATGCCTAGGGTTCCGCCCGTCGGTGACGGGGTCTTGCGACCGAGTGGCATCAGCACCGGCTCCCGGTGTACACCGTGAGGATAAAAGCCTCTGCGGCAGGTCCTGCCCGATTCGAATGGAAACGGGTACGATCTGTCCGGAGGTTTTGTTTATATCCAAAGTGATTTATTTCAGAAAAGGGAATATCTTGGGACAAAGGCTGTGAAGAGGCATTCGCCCCCCGTTTCCCGTGTCACAGAGAATTCCGGAAAGCTGAGACCGGAATCGCGGCAGGGTCGGCGATCTCACCTTGGAGCCGTTCGTCGAAAGGGGATCCCCCGAGTAGAACGTATCCGGTCATCGCCGTTATCCGATGGAGTGAACCCGGTTTTGGGCCGGGACACTCACAAAGGCCGTCCGCCGCGAGGCGGAGGCAATCATTGGGTGGTACCGCGAAACCTTTCGCCCCAATCAACCAGGATCGTAGTCACAGGATTTGTGTCTGCATGGGTTGATGGGCGAAAGGTTTTATTTTTCAGTGAAGGAGGTTGCGGAAGCAAGATGGCCCAACGGTTGGCGATGTCAGCAGAGAGAAGTGAGGATTTGACACAGCCGCAGCAGGAATACTCCGGTTCGGAAATTTTACTCCGATGTCTGATCGAAGAGGGAGTGGAGGTGATTTTCGGATATCCGGGCGGGGCGGTGTTGCCCATTTACGATTCCCTTTACCACGGGGCTGTGAAACATCTGTTGGCCCGTCACGAACAGGGAGCGATCCATGCCGCCGAGGGATATGCGCGGGCGACAGGAAAACCGGGAGTGGTGATCGCCACCTCGGGACCCGGAGCGACCAACCTGGTGACCGGAATTGCCAATGCTCAGATGGATTCCATCCCCTTGGTCTGCATCACGGGCAATGTGAACCAAGACCTGATCGGAACCGACGCGTTCCAGGAAGCGGATATCACAGGGATCACCATGCCGATCACCAAACACAGCTACCTGGTCACTGATGTCCGGGAGCTGCCCCGGGTGGTGAAGGAGGCTTTCCACATCGCGTCCACGGGACGACCCGGCCCGGTCCTGGTCGACATCCCCAAGGACGTATCCAATGGGAAGACGGGATATCACTATCCCGAGCAAGTCCACATCCGGGGGTACCAGCCCAAGACCGATCCGCATCCCTTGCAGATCACCCGGCTGCACCAAGCGCTGGCAGAGGCGAAAAAACCCTTGATCCTGGCGGGAGGCGGGGTGGTCACCTCCGGAGGGGAGCATGAGCTGATCGCCTTCGCCGAGACAGCCCGGGTTCCCGTGACGACCACCCTGATGGGGCTGGGCGGGTTTCCCGGCCAACATCCGCTGTGGCTGGGAATGCCGGGGATGCACGGCACCTACGCCGCCAATCATGCCCTCCTGGAATGTGATCTGTTGATCGGGATCGGGGCCCGCTTCGACGACCGGGTGACCATGGGACGCCTCGACAAATTTGCCACCGGCGCCAAGATCGTCCATATTGACATCGACCCGGCGGAGATCGGGAAAAACGTGGATACGTATATCCCGATTGTGGGAGATGTGAAAAAATCACTCTCTGCCGCCCTGGAGGGACTTCCCCGCTCCCGGTCGGAGGCATGGGTGAAGCGGGTGCAGGGATGGTATCGGGAAAAACCCAACAGGTACCGGGACTCCGATCAGGTGTTGAAACCCCAGTGGGTGATCCGTCATCTCCATGAGAGCACCGGAGGGGACGCTATCGTCACCACCGATGTGGGTCAGCACCAGATGTGGGTGGCCCAGTATTTTCCCTTCGCCAAGCCCCGTTCCTTCATCACCTCGGGGGGGCTGGGGACAATGGGATTCGGATTTCCCGCCGCCATCGGGGCCCAACTGGCCCACCCGGAAGCCACCGTGATCAGTGTCACCGGAGACGGGGGATTTCAGATGACCTCTCAGGAGCTGGCGGTGATCGCCCTCGGCAACATCCCCGTCAAAGTGGCGGTGCTCAACAACCGATGTTTGGGAATGGTCCGACAATGGCAGGAGGTTTTCTACAAAAAGAGGTACAGTGAAGTGGATCTGGCCGACAGCCCCGATTTTGTCAAACTGGCTGAAGCCTACCATGTGAAAGCCTGGCGGGCGGAGAGCAAAGAGGAAGCCGCCCGGGCATGGAAGGAGGCGTTGTCCGCTCCGGGACCCGCCGTCGTCGATTTTCGCATCCATCCCGAGGAGAATGTGTATCCGATGGTGGCCCCCGGAAAAGGCCTCGATGAAATGATCATGGGGGAGGAGGAGTCATGAGACATATCCTGTCTGTGCTTGTCAACGATCAACCCCGGGTGTTGGCCCGGGTGGCGGGACTTCTCGGGCGGCGCAATTTCAACATCGAGAGCATCAGTGTCGGAGAGTCGGAGGAGCCGGGTCTGTCGCGGATGGTGATCGCCACCAGGGGAGACGAACAGACCATGGAACAGGTTCAAAAGCAACTTCACAAGTTGGTGGATGTGATCAAAGTCCAGGATCTTCACGACCATTCCGCGGTGGAGCGGGAATTGCTCCTGGTCAAGGTGGGAGCCGGCCCGGCGACACGGATGGAGATCAGTGGAATCATCGAACCTTTCCGTGCCTCCATCGTCGATGTGGGACCCCACAGCCTGATCGTGCAGGCAACCGGAGAACGATCCAAGTTGGACGCCCTGATGGAGCTTTTGCACCCCTACGGGATCAAAGAAGTGGCCCGAACCGGGGTGACTGCACTCTCCCGGGGGGCGAACAAGGCAGGGGTGGCTCTCACCGCCGGTGGTTGACCCCCCGGGGTGAAAGGGGCGGGGGGATATGTTTATACCCCTGCACTTCAATACAATACCGCTGAAACTGATAAAAGGATCCCGGCGGCCTCGGCCGTCATCCAACCCCTATTTTTTGAGGAGGATGAATCATGGCAAAAGTGTTTTACGGCAGCGATGCAGACCTCGGACACCTGAAGGAAAAGACGGTTGCAGTGGTGGGTTACGGCAGTCAGGGTCACGCTCAGGCCCAAAACCTGCGGGACAGCGGGGTTCATGTGGTGATCGGCCTGCGCAAGGGCCGCTCCTGGGAACAGGCGGAACAGGACGGTTTTGAAGTATTGCCTGTGGATGAGGCGGTGAAACAGGCGGATGTGGTTCAACTCCTGATGCCCGACGAGGTGCAGGCCCAAGTTTACAAGAATCAGGTGGCCCCCCATTTGAAACCGGGCTCCGCCTTGTTCTTCTCCCACGGATTCAACATCCATTTCGGTCAGATCGATCCACCGGAAGATGTCGATGTGGTCCTGATCGCCCCCAAAGGGCCGGGTCATCTCGTTCGCCGGGTGTATGTGGAAGGGTTTGGAGTGCCTGCCCTGATCGCTGTGCATCAAGATGCTTCAGGGAAGGCCAGGGCCTTGGGACTCGCTTATGCCGAAGGGATCGGAGCCACCCGGGCCGGCGTGATTGAGACCAGTTTCAAGGAGGAGACAGAGACGGATCTCTTCGGGGAGCAAGCCGTTCTCTGCGGCGGAGTCAGCCAGTTGGTGAAAAACGGATTTGAAACCCTGACAGAGGCGGGATATCAGCCGGAGATCGCCTATTTTGAATGTCTCCATGAACTGAAACTGATCGTTGATCTCATGTACGAGGGAGGACTCGCCGGAATGCGTTATTCCATCAGTGACACCGCGGAATACGGGGACTACGTAAGCGGTAAGCGGGTGGTGGGTGACGCCTCCCGGGAAGCGATGAAAGAGGTGTTGCGGGAAATTCAGGACGGCACCTTCGCCAAAAGGTGGATTCGGGAAAATGAAGAGGGAAGGCCGGAGTTCAACCGAATCGCCGAAGCGGAGAAGGCTCACCAGATCGAACAGGTGGGTGGCAAACTGCGGAAAACTTTTTCCTGGCTGGATGAAAAGGAAACGGTGAAGCCCTGAAGTAACCATCGGAGAAAAGGGAGGTTGCGGCAGTGCGAAGGGTCCAGTTTTTTGACACGACGTTAAGGGACGGGGAGCAGTCCCCCGGTGTAAACCTGAATGCAGAGGAGAAGGTGGCGATCGCCCTTCAACTGGAGCGGCTGGGGATCCATGTGCTGGAAGCCGGTTTTGCCGCGGCCTCCCCGGGAGATCTGGAAGCGGTCCGTCAGGTGGGGGAAGCCGTCAAAGAGGCGACGGTGGTCTCCCTCGCCCGGGCGGTGCCGGGGGATATTGAAAAGGCCCGGGAAGCACTGCGGGGGGCGGAAAACCCGGGGATTCACGTCTTTCTCGCCACTTCACCCATCCATCGCAAATACAAGCTGAATATGACCCGGGAGCAGGTGCTGGAAAAGGCGGAGAATGCGGTTCGGTTGGCCAAAAAATACTTCCCCCATGTGGAGTTTTCCATGGAAGACGGG is part of the Kroppenstedtia eburnea genome and harbors:
- the ilvB gene encoding biosynthetic-type acetolactate synthase large subunit translates to MAQRLAMSAERSEDLTQPQQEYSGSEILLRCLIEEGVEVIFGYPGGAVLPIYDSLYHGAVKHLLARHEQGAIHAAEGYARATGKPGVVIATSGPGATNLVTGIANAQMDSIPLVCITGNVNQDLIGTDAFQEADITGITMPITKHSYLVTDVRELPRVVKEAFHIASTGRPGPVLVDIPKDVSNGKTGYHYPEQVHIRGYQPKTDPHPLQITRLHQALAEAKKPLILAGGGVVTSGGEHELIAFAETARVPVTTTLMGLGGFPGQHPLWLGMPGMHGTYAANHALLECDLLIGIGARFDDRVTMGRLDKFATGAKIVHIDIDPAEIGKNVDTYIPIVGDVKKSLSAALEGLPRSRSEAWVKRVQGWYREKPNRYRDSDQVLKPQWVIRHLHESTGGDAIVTTDVGQHQMWVAQYFPFAKPRSFITSGGLGTMGFGFPAAIGAQLAHPEATVISVTGDGGFQMTSQELAVIALGNIPVKVAVLNNRCLGMVRQWQEVFYKKRYSEVDLADSPDFVKLAEAYHVKAWRAESKEEAARAWKEALSAPGPAVVDFRIHPEENVYPMVAPGKGLDEMIMGEEES
- the ilvN gene encoding acetolactate synthase small subunit gives rise to the protein MRHILSVLVNDQPRVLARVAGLLGRRNFNIESISVGESEEPGLSRMVIATRGDEQTMEQVQKQLHKLVDVIKVQDLHDHSAVERELLLVKVGAGPATRMEISGIIEPFRASIVDVGPHSLIVQATGERSKLDALMELLHPYGIKEVARTGVTALSRGANKAGVALTAGG
- the ilvC gene encoding ketol-acid reductoisomerase; the encoded protein is MAKVFYGSDADLGHLKEKTVAVVGYGSQGHAQAQNLRDSGVHVVIGLRKGRSWEQAEQDGFEVLPVDEAVKQADVVQLLMPDEVQAQVYKNQVAPHLKPGSALFFSHGFNIHFGQIDPPEDVDVVLIAPKGPGHLVRRVYVEGFGVPALIAVHQDASGKARALGLAYAEGIGATRAGVIETSFKEETETDLFGEQAVLCGGVSQLVKNGFETLTEAGYQPEIAYFECLHELKLIVDLMYEGGLAGMRYSISDTAEYGDYVSGKRVVGDASREAMKEVLREIQDGTFAKRWIRENEEGRPEFNRIAEAEKAHQIEQVGGKLRKTFSWLDEKETVKP